The window TGAACTGTCTGTAGGTGACCTTGAGCAGTTCCCGCGCTTTCCAAAGTTCTCGATTACTGATATTTTCCTTGTGATTCCTGCGCTGCCAGTGCAGACTCTAAATCCACCATACACTCTTGAATAACACTTATTAGCTCACCGCTCTCAGAAACATCAGAATCGAGCTTTGAGACATCCTCCAGCAGCTCAACAATGTCACGATCCAAAACTTGAAGCTCCGAACACTTTGTTTGAAGAGAGGTACAAAGAAGTTTCAGCTTTTTCTTTTCGATGGGAATCCCTCCAGATATTAAATATTTTACTTCAGCGATTGTTTTTCGCACAAAATGTCGGTGACTGTCGCAAAATTTTATCAGATTCTATAATATCTTCTTCTCGGCCATACCTTGATTCCCACCAGCCATTAAAAACAAATACCGCGCAACAAGAATTCAAAGGTGATTAGTTCAAGATTTTCTTAGTTTCCGAGCGAAATCCgtcccgggtctcggcaccaAATGTACAAGAACCGTACTTCGTTTAtagaaataagaaatcacaTTTCTTTCAAGACTACTTTCAAGATCACATCGAAGAACAACGCAACAGTTCAATGTTCAGTTCGTTGGGGCGTCAAAATGTGCCACCACTTGATGTAGTCCGATCCAGTTTCCCACAAACCTATTGGCCATCAGGTCAGCAGGTATCTCCGGTTACTGCATGTAGCATGAAGGGATTAGGAGTAATTCTATTCCTTCCTGGAAGAATATGCTGTAGGTACTCAGAGAAAAAAATGTCTTCTCAACCACGTAACACAACTACCCCAGGCCAGGGCTCGAACACGAACCGCTAGATCCGGAGTCCAGCTAGCTAAACATTAAGCTACTACATCATGGTTAAAGGGTCTTGCAAAGTCTTGCTTAAAAATTGCCCAGAATCCTGcctcaaaactcaaaatttcgttTAAGGTGTTGTTTAAAACAGATCTTTTCTTTCGCCCCTACTTATCGaggattaatttttaattgattttaagGACACACCCTATAGACCGATCGCGAGTAGAGGCGAGTTTTCTACTCCTGCGGTAACATTATTGTTCTTTCAGTAGATAGCGCTTACAGCTGTTCATACCATATGCATGCCAAAGCAATTGTTAAACTTGATTGTTATAATAAGATAAATCTCACCTGCAATAAGGGCCATAACCGACTTGAAAGGAATTAAAGTTTATCCATATTGCTTTGACAGTGCTCCCGCCAAGTTGCGGCTCAATAGTCCAGCGGCAGTAATGCAACCCGAGAAAGGAACATGGGTAATTAGGGCTGTATAGAGTACCGTTTTTCGCGGTTAACGTACGTTGTGGTTCAcaggctgaaaaaaaaaaaattcaacgttTCGGCTTCTGTTTTATAACGGTGGACACACCAATATTCAAGAGCAACCGTTTGCAACAGGCAATTTTTATTTCTGTGTGAAAACGAGTCTTAATGCGAAACCATTCATATGAAAATGTGTTCCGCCTAGAAGTCCATTTTTATATCAAACTCAGTTTCATATAAAAGGTTTTGGACgaggactcgttttgaaacaggCGCAAggtaactcggaaatggcctattagtttgagccctgaatttttttcattatgCTCAATCCCTGCACTTCCTCTCATGAGGACAATAGTAGTTTCAAATAACACTATCCCCCAAACGACCAACCTATTCTTACACCGAACGTTAAGGTCAGTCTAGCCTGAGTATTAAGGCTTTTCGAAGGCATGATGTGAGGGagagggaaaaaacaaaacgaaaactgaTACTAATACTGATATAAGTTTGGTTCGTAATTGGTTTCCCATTTCTTGGACTAGCGCTCTAAAGGAAATCCATGCATTCTAGAACTTAAAACTACCTTACCATATGTAATCAGTTTTATGAACTCCAGTGCAGTTAAACCAAACAAATCACGAAGCCTACGAATAGCCACTTACTGGTGAACGCGTTTGCCCCATAATACGGTCCAATTCCTTTAGAGGTAAACCCAGCGACCCGAATGTAGTACTTTTTTCCTGGCAGGAGCCCAGGTAAGATAAAACTTCTGGTCGATGCACTGACGTCGACCTGAGCGGAGAAATTTGGGATTCCATAGCACGAAGTTCTGTACTTAATGTTATAGCCAAGAAGTTTGCCATTGCGATATTTTTCGGGAATTGGATGTATTGATATGTTGATGCTGTCACCTCCAGGATAATTGTTGTTAACGGATACATAAGGACTTCTACTGGGTACTACGATGAAGaaacagagaaagaaaacacaacaacgtaaaataaaaataaaaaatcacattttatagtggaagagtagggcatggagttcccggtgttgtggtctgatctatggatataggggttaggtgtcaattgggacgaaaagttctgttcctctctcctgccactccatgaattgtggcgaattaaagtaaagtaaaagtaaaggaAGCGAAAAgggtattttaatatttttggtataGCTTTTTTTAAAGCAACTTTAATTCAAACTACCACGGGGGAAATAAACGGGGCTAGCCTACTGGATTTTTTGTGCACAACTGAGCAATTTCGTATTAATTAGCATTACAACGTGGTACGAGTATAAAATGCTATTGCGTGTGCGAATTTGGATTCCGTGCAAGTAGGTTATAAAGACTTAAGGGAATGACTTCTCTTCACACCATCATATATCTGTAAAATAATTGATTATCCCTTACTTTGGGTAATACTGACAAATAGCATAACTGATGTAAGAAATGTTTaacgaaaaattttttttttggtcttttttgcTTCCTCTTGGTGAATGTTTAACCTGAATTAGCAATGCATGGCTGGGGCATTCCTTTAGACGGTGCAACAAATTAGTATTACGGGAGCCCTACCAGCGAATTAACTATCACATGTTTTTTTCATATCCGTCACTCACAAGCAGAGGAAGCAATTGAGTTCTATCTTCACTTTGCTCACACCTCTGACCTTTATCCTGATCATATTCTTTTGCTTATTAGATATTAGACTTTTTGTCCTCTCCTCTACAGGTTAGGgtcttaataacaaaattaTGTGTATTTTTGATTGGATCGAAATTGCTTTTAAGGTGGCTATGTGGCTAGCCACATAGACAAAGTTTATCCAATCAGAAGCTTGTTTCTATTTCGTCAATTTCCTCTCCCAGCAAACAAAGCAAGCCCAAGCAATAATGTTCATTGTTGTGATATTGCTCTTGCAGAGAGACAGCATGAACGTATCTTTGAATGACTGCATACAACAAGTCGTTGGGTATATTTGTTTGCATCGCGTGTTTCATCTAACTTTACTTTTCACACTCACCACCTTCCTCGGTAAAAAGCAATACTTCTGAACTCCTGTGTGGTTGTCCTAGTACATCCACGACAACAGCGAAGAGACGATACTCAGTGCCTCCTTCAAGTCCGCTTAATGTTATAGACGTAACGTTTGGAAAAACAATGTCCCCTGCTATCTCTTTACCATCAGTAGTTTCTACTATTGCAACATAAGCCCGAACCTGGTTTCCAAGCCTGACATCGGTTAGGTTTGGCCATTGAAATGTAATACTGGATTCTGAAGCATTAACGACGGTAACATTCCATCCATCCACCAGTGGCGCTGTAAATAATGTTGGAAAGTCATTGTAATAAAAATTATCTCCGTTACGAGGTTTAGTAGATAATAGTTTTCTACTCGTTACGCTATGcatgttttgcataaatttatGTCTTTGTTCATACAAATTCTCATGCTATTATTTAGCATtgttataaatatatataaaagcAGTTATGCTTTCAGTTTGTCACTCTAGCTCCAAGTAATCCCGGCAGTTTACTTTATTTTGCTGTTCAAGATGGCTAACGAAGAAGCAGGGGCTTCTTTCGACGGCGATTGGGCGGTCTCCGAAGCTGTTGCTCGTGCAATGTCAGCTATAACGGACTCAATTTACATTGTTATCGATACCCGTCTCCAATCGTATAAGCAGGATAACTCACAGACGGTTGAAGCAGCGGTTTGGCGCGCGAAGCACGATCACTACGAATTTAAAAGTAGAGGGAACAAACAGCAATACGAACACGAAGAGGATGTCTTTGTTCACACAAATTCTCATGCTATTATTTAGCATTGTTATAAACATATATAAAAGCAGTTATGCTTTCAGTTTGTCACTTTAGCTCCAGGTAATCCAGgcagtttactttattttttgttttcatttttattttcattaaatttttcATTCGTTGGCTTTCCGTTTACAGTGCTGGCAGTTTGGACATCTGGCAAATAATTGCCCGAAGAATAAGTTATCTTCGTGTTGACTAGAGCACGTTGACATTGCAAGTTTCATTTAGGGTCTATGTGGAGATTCTGATTTTGTTTATACCGAGCTCAATGAAGATAGGGCTGAATTTTCTTGTGGCGGAGAAAGGTTTAATCAGCGAAGTAAATTCCCCGTCGCATTGCGTCAACCCTTTGTCAGTAGTCGAAGGAAAGAAACTACGCTTAGTTCTTGATCTGCGTGATGTCAACAGATATTTAGTCAAATGTAATTTTCGTTATAAAGATCTTCGAGAATTAAAAGCAGTATCGTACGTTCTGCAATCACATTCCGGAAATTGTCAAATCAATCAGTCAAGATTTTCGTCGATAATCAGGGCGCATCTCGTATCCTAACGATTGGAAGCCCAAAGCCTCACTTGCAGGAAGTATTGTTAGAGGTTTTAAAGCTCTGTTTCCGATTCGCAATTTCTATCGAGGCGCATTAGCTATTCCGTGAGGAGAATCTTCGTGCTGACCTTCTAAGTAGGTTCATAGGCAAGAATGACTGGCGTTTGAACACCCGCGTATTCAGTATGATTGACAAGAAATGGGGGACCCCATTCCATTGATCGATTTTCCTCGCACCTTAACAACCAATTTCCTAAATTAAACTCGAAGCTCTTCTCGCCCGGTTGTTTCGGAGTCGACGCCTTTGCGCAGAACTGGAGTACAGACAACAACTGGCTGTGTCCCCCAGTCCATCTGTGTCCACCATCTCTAAGAAAGCTGGCTAGCCCCAAAGCCGTTGGTACTCTGGTAGTGCCGGAATGGCCCTCAGTATCGTTTTGGCCTGTCTTGCACGGCACTCCAGGCAGATTCGCCCCATTTATCCTTATCCTCTTCAGAATTCAGAATTGCCTACTCGGCCAGCCTTCCTATTTGGTCAGTTGTTCAATATATTTCAGCTCCATTGTTGAGCGTTAAGAGCTTTTTGGCTACGCCTGTGCGTGGCAAGTCTTCGTCATTGGTAGACCATCTTCGACcatccttttctttttggacaagtGTTAATAATTTATGTCTCCTTGCTGGTTTAGCGCAAGTGCCTATTTCGGCCAATTCCTGTTTATTGTTCAGGTTTTAATTGCGTTATCAGCTCCATTGTAGTGCGTGAGAGCCGTTTAACAACGTCTATTTGGCGAGGTGCTCCATCTTTAGTTCAAGCAAGAGGTGTAATTTCGGCCAGCCTGCCTATATGGTGAGGTGTTAAGGAACAGTTGGCTGAGCACAAGTGCCTATTTCGGCCATTCCTGTCTTATGGTCAGGTGTAAATTGAGTTATCAGCTCCATTGTAGAGCGTGAGAGCCGTTTGGCTACGCCTTTTTGGCGAGGTGCTCCCTCTTTGGTTGAACAAGAGGCGCTATTTCGGCCAGCCTGCCTGTTTGTGAGGTGTTCAAAATATAGCTCCCTATTTGGTTAAGCACAAGCGCCTATTTCGGCGTTTTTCCTGCCTTATTGGTCAGGTGTAATTGTGTTATCAGCTCCATCGTAGAGCGTATGAGTTCTATtggctttaattttatttaaaataataataataataaagaaatcaGTAGTACTTTTGTTACTGccttcctttttattttatggACAGATATTAGGTCAGTCGGTATCTGAAGAGAAGCCTTGAACTTGGAGGACGCTGGTCTGTACAGTCAAGTTCCGTTGTTATTAGAGTTGGTCTTGTCAGCCAACGCCCCAGGCACCATTGCCAGATACACCAGTGGATGGAATCGCTGGCGCAGTTGGTCAAATCCAGGGTTGGTACAACGTATTCCTCATGTGCCCGCAGAGCCGCTGCATGTCGCCCTCTATATTTTAGAACTAACCAACACAGCTTTCCGGAACGGTCACGGGAGTGCAGTCATCGACACGGCTGTATATAGCATTAGATGGGGTGACAAATTAGCCGGTTTAGCCTCTCCATTGGACCACCCTATTGTTACCTCTGCAGCTGAGGGAGCGAGAAGAAAGTTGGCGAGACCCGTTCAGCCAAAGGAGCCGATAAGCGAGCATATGCTACTTGAGATGGCAGAACGTTATAATACGCCTTCGGCTTCGTTACTAACGCTACGTTTTCGTTTCATTTTCCTCATTGGGTATTTCGGCTTGTTTAGAATTAATGAAATACTCGGGATACAACCATGTGACATTCAGATTAGCGATTCACATTTGTCAATTTTCATTAGCGGTCGTAAGAATGACCAGCATCTCGACTGTCACACCAATATACTTCAAGCTAGATCCGGTAAAATTACTTGTCCTGTACGGAAAAGATTATGTCATTGTTGCTGTGGACCCACAAGAGTAAATTGGCTCCGATCGTTTGTAGAGTTGTTAAGTGTAAGAAACAGGAGCGATTTCATGAATATGCAGGTATTTGTTATTCTACCGCTCTAGACAACATGAGAAAATTCTTGGCTCCATTAGTAAAGGATGTTAAGAGGCATACTCTGTACGATTCGAGTTAGGGTCGGCCACGGTACCTCACCGatctggctgaaattttgcatGTAGTCTTTGTTTGGAGTCCTTACTACGAAATGGATATTTTAAAGTTCTGATAAATTTTACTTTGGGAGTTCTAAACATGGCCAGTTTTGGTCGGCTGCGAAGGGTAGCCAATATGGCGGATCAAAGGACTTCGTGTCATCACTCTGTCCAGCTCACCATAATCTTTTACCAAAAGCCATTAAAACCGCTTGTAAGGGCTATCTTTGTACTCACGTTCTATGTCGAATTCTTCTCTGAAATGAAAAGATTTGGTCATGAACGAGCGAAAAGTTGTAGTATACTTCCAGGATACTTTTGAGACATCTAAATTTACTGCAAATCGAAAGGCCGGTATCTCCCATGTTATGTCGATTGACAGCTTACTGTTTAACCTGGACGTAGAGCTGTTATAGCAGGTTTGAcaggagaaataaaaaaatgggcaacttcTTTAGCACGGgagaaaaaaagattaaaaacgtGTGACCAGTGCGCAACTATTAACGGCCCGTATAACAGTTATTGCTGGTTTCCGCTGTCACGCCATCGAAAATAAAAATCGCaaccattcaataaattaagtcaagaaTCTGGGATATGATAGATGATTGATATATAAACAACCTCAGCAAGATTTAGGTCTGTGCGGTTTTTCATTCGCGCTCTATTCGGATAAATGTTTTTCCTTCCGCAGATGATGAACACGGAAAAATCACTCGCGATCAGCGCAAAGTTAACATTCTCGATTTCCAGTGCCAATGCTAATTCAATTACACAAAGGTGGCATTTTCCCACGACTGAAACCAACAACCCTGACATTTTTCgtggaaaataaattttgtttgcaGATCAAGGCAGGAACAGTTGATAACATACAAGTTGAGGTAAGTTCTGCTAATAATTCGATCTTGATGTATTTTGCTTAAGTTATTCCAGAGTTATTATTTCGGCCTTATTGACAAATCCACGgagtttcctttttaatttaattCCTGGTGAATGTACAATGAAAAAGATTATTAAATTCGTGTGCGATGGATGTAACCTGTTCACTGCCCAGTTAAGTTAGCTTCACTGCATTGTCTCTTTTGTTCAGCTTCTACGTAATAATCTTGAATCAATTTCGGTGTGTTGTAAGATATTCACTTTATGATTTTCACTTTTGGGAGACTTAGGTATATCCGATATGACTTTCAACACTTTCAGCGTGTCTATTATGGCAAAATGTGGATTTTCAAAGTTTGTTGGCGATTCTTGTGGCCATGGAACTTCATCGGCCGATACACAGTGTATCATTCTAGCAGAGTGCAAAAAAGACATAAAGCCACATCTCAGGGGTTTCAATGTGATTGATTCCTCCCTCAAGAGTGAGATGCAATTGATCTTCGCCAGAGCAGGTATTGCACCTTATGCATTTCGCCAAatgtatttgtatttgatgTTAACATAAAAGTTACACTACCAGTTATTTATGTTAACTGATAACAAATGTGAGTGTTTGAGACAAGGGTTCCACATTTAATTCCTTAGCCTGTGCCAGGCATCCGGTTTATAGTTAGAGATCAGCAGCGCGAAAACGGCAAGAGGAGTATGAGAAGACGAGGCAGACTTCTCTCGGCCTATGCTATCCTCTTTCTTTCACCGGTTTTCGAGCTGCTTGCGACCTCTCAAACGCCTGGAACAGGGTAAATTCAAGATTGCCTGTGGATTGCCCGGGAGAAAAGGTTGGGGGCCGGTGTTAAACGTCTGGCATGAGCATGTAAATCGCAGAATTTGGTATCAGGGCTCAGGGACAATATTCAAATCGCCTTCAAGGTAGCGTTTAAGGTGAAGACATCAAACGTATTGTCATACTGTGGTAGTGGTCTAGACCAATCAGGCATAAAATTTTTCGTAAAAGCGACGCCACTTCTAAATGAGACTTCCCCCCACACATACACCCACCCACACACACCCGCGCGCCCATGATTTATATCCGCTTTCCTCAGCTCTTGGCTCCTCGTGGAGGAGCCTGCCCTGCCCGCATGGCAGTTCTCCAACCGGAGACCCGTTATGTTGGTAGCCCTATCATCTTCCTGGTGTTATCATTAACAACCGTTCAAGACGAAGGTTGGTTTCGTCCTTTGTCTTCCAATTTCCTCTTCAACCGTTTTCTATTCCCATCTCTATCTTACTCAGTTCTTTATTCCTAATCTGGTTAAAGAACCTCGCAAATCTTGACAGCAACAACGGCTTGTATGGAGTGCTATATTTTACTGCTTGCACGCACACATGTTATATTGGACTCTCTTCTCTGGCACATGGGTTTAAATAACTCCATATTTAGGGCAAGGACGGGGTTAAATATAGACTAGACGGAATacattttataaattattatcaaagtttttgtgattgaaattctgataattttgcGCCATTTTTTAACCTGGTGTCGACATATTTTCCACAGGTCTATTTGAGTTGACTGCGGAGCATGAGTACATTACTATCTGCCCTCGACATCGGGAAAGCTACGGGATA of the Montipora capricornis isolate CH-2021 chromosome 7, ASM3666992v2, whole genome shotgun sequence genome contains:
- the LOC138056066 gene encoding MAM and fibronectin type III domain-containing protein 1-like yields the protein MTKLILRTLGLCIVIFWLYQGAVISVLADPNYECGGLVKEPLEELSFQKGDKITENECQWNIGDIYEPNGDHVILAIDPVYSCSFRIVVKDGYGKNLLYSYCGLRERAFLNTSTLNISVEVRTYSRYNTFTARYAILNGSIYKAPLVDGWNVTVVNASESSITFQWPNLTDVRLGNQVRAYVAIVETTDGKEIAGDIVFPNVTSITLSGLEGGTEYRLFAVVVDVLGQPHRSSEVLLFTEEGVPSRSPYVSVNNNYPGGDSINISIHPIPEKYRNGKLLGYNIKYRTSCYGIPNFSAQVDVSASTRSFILPGLLPGKKYYIRVAGFTSKGIGPYYGANAFTTCEPQRTLTAKNGTLYSPNYPCSFLGLHYCRWTIEPQLGGSTVKAIWINFNSFQVGYGPYCSHRHFVRKTIAEVKYLISGGIPIEKKKLKLLCTSLQTKCSELQVLDRDIVELLEDVSKLDSDVSESGELISVIQECMVDLESALAAQESQGKYQ